One genomic window of Sporocytophaga myxococcoides DSM 11118 includes the following:
- a CDS encoding toxin-antitoxin system YwqK family antitoxin, whose translation MKYTFALLFVLNCTFVKAQINSPKKFAEHVFKLMQECKYEELKKVMVSVDAVPLIKEYDNKKETEKSTALEREYLRGYSKVLSAHSEIYERGIGWKFVKFKKAYQLPSKKDNEQKFVLVTFNINDTGNYVCIVRTVLTNKGYRLMGSSIKFDYFPDEVKNYLPQIGSPQVLPDVSKSQNFRDSKITDTVVVKSEKGVIKTYYSNKEKVYSTTENDQTGISTKTYFYRNGNILDSTMVASNQVLFRLQYSPLGKLKNEYRREGNILIGREYYSNGILKSEELRTGGKLNGPDKTFYYTGQERKIVNYINDQPQGLVKEYDLFGKLIGEKNYSNESVAGKLQDLRYFISFEEVFKYLITNFETMVYLHRKPSGWFISTPETPGGLIMLWSFKDQKFVTAPGLKYSAYGKGANEYYKKNANLFKPKTLFSGYDGWSEDVIKLLHGKASVPDSLQPSLFEAYVDQIIQSLEKKDTTATQYYFKSLKEFSKQPFVSKIGLNENSFAYNYLLIAIRAKHFNNIKEYNRFLSLVHFTPTLSAHGKRVLSECEQNALLFSQNWLLLYGIQLTENYRKDVIVIGANDLLADWYRDFIKNENDLKFSIADSVYNKMNSFQIASGSSIYKNISVQSFLELIQEKQVLSGKLELPYNLSNLDLHISKDRFYRFPQKTYSYIVKSEILQMDFLQAFTEKNPKYPLMFESNYIFGDVSSRKGFIVNLGLPFDSLVGDKDIFLNDPASIVFSIKSLQQIEPEYYNYYAYKITGLASLYSRAGKKENASQLIKTYMKLFTGVGSEISLHVRGSAITAAYQVGDRKEGDAYMNETMLLINSPKSKFTKDEIRYFKSDILSLYEAMSLNECIKKFYPEEYERKKQEEKKWKGEGAGGVEIGDSKMEETIAK comes from the coding sequence ATGAAATATACTTTTGCCCTACTATTTGTACTCAATTGTACATTTGTTAAAGCCCAGATTAATAGTCCTAAAAAATTTGCAGAACATGTTTTTAAACTCATGCAAGAATGTAAGTATGAGGAATTAAAGAAAGTAATGGTTTCGGTAGATGCAGTTCCATTGATAAAGGAATATGATAATAAAAAAGAAACGGAAAAATCTACAGCGTTAGAAAGAGAGTATTTGAGAGGTTATTCGAAGGTGTTATCTGCACATAGTGAAATCTATGAAAGAGGTATAGGCTGGAAGTTTGTCAAATTTAAAAAAGCCTATCAGCTCCCTTCTAAAAAGGATAACGAACAAAAGTTTGTGCTGGTCACATTCAATATAAATGATACCGGCAACTATGTATGTATTGTCAGAACTGTCTTAACAAACAAGGGCTATAGGCTTATGGGCAGCTCGATAAAGTTTGATTATTTCCCTGATGAAGTGAAAAATTATTTACCTCAGATTGGCTCTCCTCAAGTATTGCCCGATGTAAGTAAAAGTCAAAATTTTCGGGACTCCAAAATTACTGACACAGTAGTTGTTAAATCGGAAAAGGGTGTTATTAAAACTTATTATTCCAATAAAGAAAAAGTTTATTCGACCACGGAAAATGACCAGACAGGAATATCAACTAAAACATATTTTTATAGAAACGGAAATATTCTCGACTCTACAATGGTTGCTTCAAATCAGGTACTTTTCAGATTGCAATATTCTCCTCTAGGGAAGTTGAAAAACGAATATCGAAGAGAAGGGAACATCCTTATTGGCCGGGAATATTACTCCAATGGAATTTTGAAATCTGAAGAATTGAGAACAGGTGGTAAACTGAATGGTCCGGACAAAACATTTTATTACACTGGACAAGAGAGGAAGATTGTAAATTATATAAATGATCAGCCTCAAGGACTTGTGAAGGAGTATGATTTATTTGGGAAACTTATTGGTGAGAAAAACTATTCGAATGAATCAGTTGCGGGTAAGCTTCAAGACCTGAGGTATTTCATCTCTTTCGAAGAGGTCTTTAAATACCTCATTACAAATTTTGAGACAATGGTTTATTTGCATAGGAAACCATCAGGCTGGTTTATTTCAACTCCGGAAACACCAGGGGGATTAATCATGCTCTGGAGCTTTAAAGATCAGAAGTTTGTAACTGCTCCCGGTTTAAAATATTCTGCTTATGGAAAAGGTGCTAATGAATATTATAAGAAGAATGCCAACCTTTTCAAGCCTAAGACACTTTTTTCCGGCTATGATGGCTGGTCAGAAGATGTAATTAAACTATTGCATGGAAAAGCTTCTGTTCCGGATTCATTGCAACCAAGTTTATTCGAAGCATATGTTGATCAGATCATTCAATCGCTGGAAAAGAAGGATACTACAGCTACTCAGTATTATTTCAAATCATTGAAAGAATTTTCTAAACAACCATTTGTTTCAAAAATCGGCCTAAATGAGAACTCTTTCGCATATAATTATCTGCTGATTGCTATTCGTGCCAAACATTTTAATAATATCAAAGAGTACAATCGATTTTTGTCCCTAGTCCATTTTACCCCAACTCTTTCAGCACACGGAAAGAGGGTTTTGAGTGAATGCGAGCAGAATGCTTTACTGTTTTCGCAAAACTGGCTGCTTTTGTATGGGATTCAGCTTACTGAAAATTATAGAAAAGATGTGATTGTAATAGGTGCAAATGATTTGCTGGCTGACTGGTATCGGGACTTTATTAAGAACGAGAACGATCTGAAGTTTAGCATCGCTGATTCGGTTTATAATAAGATGAACAGTTTTCAAATAGCATCAGGTAGCAGTATATATAAAAACATTTCGGTCCAGAGTTTTCTAGAATTGATTCAGGAGAAACAAGTTCTATCAGGCAAGCTCGAGTTGCCATACAATCTTTCTAATTTGGATTTGCATATCAGTAAGGATAGATTTTATCGGTTCCCACAAAAGACTTATTCATATATTGTAAAATCTGAAATCCTACAGATGGATTTTCTTCAGGCCTTTACTGAAAAGAATCCCAAGTATCCATTAATGTTTGAAAGCAATTATATATTCGGTGACGTCAGTTCTCGGAAAGGATTTATTGTGAATTTAGGTTTACCATTTGATTCCCTAGTAGGAGATAAGGACATATTTCTGAATGATCCTGCTTCAATTGTTTTTAGCATTAAAAGCCTACAACAGATAGAGCCTGAATACTATAATTATTATGCCTACAAAATTACTGGGCTTGCTTCTCTTTATTCCCGTGCTGGTAAGAAAGAAAATGCATCCCAGCTGATTAAAACCTATATGAAACTTTTTACTGGAGTAGGATCAGAAATAAGTCTACATGTGCGTGGGTCAGCAATTACAGCTGCTTACCAGGTTGGAGACAGAAAGGAAGGGGACGCTTATATGAATGAAACAATGCTTCTGATAAATTCTCCGAAGAGCAAATTTACAAAGGATGAAATAAGGTATTTTAAAAGTGATATCCTGTCATTATATGAAGCAATGAGTCTGAATGAATGCATAAAAAAATTCTATCCTGAAGAATATGAACGAAAGAAGCAGGAAGAGAAAAAATGGAAGGGTGAAGGAGCTGGAGGAGTAGAAATTGGAGATTCAAAGATGGAGGAAACGATTGCGAAATAA
- a CDS encoding DUF4157 domain-containing protein: MSTHADKGQENKNRSVSNFVSQRQSRSNSNFQFVDNRPEAVAQRKLQDMVNNSQQAKQAAQLQTMVDNSTALRQPPIQKKGNNTGLPDNLKSGIENLSGYSMDDVNVHRNSDKPAQFNAHAYAQGTDIHLAPGQEKHLPHEAWHIVQQKQGRVNPTMQMKGGVNANDDAGLEKEADEMGGKALQAVSYNSQTALRDKGQLKETTIQKKEVFSKKAFADPKDYINKHIDKNGVNDIYEDAGSNMFEGAPMKEKVDELSKRATRNPLIEKIKKFIRDSTKKLEADTTISPQDKKSSEDANQRLARLIIEIEKIKDANDAALFLKQNSLSISKLPFKTQVDSGIGIHVESQKGTGGNDKNIHTFHFDKSYQKIAPTDVGNDQNKADLLNGPWKRGWVPGHHTITNYPHRFIEHVHVNKDKSEDDGKVDIYNTDKRDDAGLAIKHGEKIAAMKLSGKESQAFKNKNESWYENQISTQYPKPRGK; the protein is encoded by the coding sequence ATGAGCACTCACGCCGACAAAGGACAAGAGAACAAAAATCGATCAGTTTCGAATTTCGTTTCTCAAAGACAAAGTAGAAGCAATTCTAATTTTCAGTTTGTTGATAATCGGCCGGAAGCAGTTGCTCAAAGAAAACTTCAGGACATGGTAAATAACAGTCAGCAAGCGAAACAAGCAGCTCAACTGCAGACTATGGTTGACAATAGTACCGCACTCAGACAGCCACCTATTCAGAAAAAGGGAAACAATACAGGCTTGCCAGATAATTTAAAATCTGGTATAGAAAACCTTTCTGGGTATTCTATGGATGATGTGAATGTCCATCGTAATTCTGATAAACCTGCTCAATTCAATGCTCATGCATACGCACAAGGGACAGATATACATTTAGCTCCCGGACAGGAGAAACACCTGCCTCATGAAGCCTGGCACATAGTCCAGCAGAAACAAGGGAGAGTAAATCCGACCATGCAAATGAAGGGTGGAGTGAATGCGAATGATGATGCGGGATTGGAGAAAGAGGCGGATGAGATGGGAGGAAAGGCATTACAGGCTGTTTCTTATAACTCTCAGACGGCATTGAGGGATAAAGGACAATTGAAAGAAACAACAATCCAAAAGAAAGAAGTGTTTTCTAAGAAAGCATTTGCCGACCCAAAAGATTACATTAATAAGCATATTGATAAAAATGGAGTCAATGACATATATGAAGACGCAGGGAGTAATATGTTTGAAGGTGCTCCAATGAAAGAGAAGGTAGATGAATTATCCAAAAGAGCTACCAGAAACCCGTTAATAGAAAAAATTAAAAAATTTATACGCGATTCTACTAAAAAACTAGAGGCAGATACTACAATTTCACCGCAAGATAAAAAGTCTAGCGAAGATGCCAATCAAAGATTGGCACGTTTGATAATTGAAATTGAAAAAATAAAAGATGCCAATGATGCAGCACTATTTTTAAAACAAAATTCATTATCCATTTCGAAGCTTCCCTTCAAAACACAAGTGGATAGTGGTATTGGTATTCATGTGGAGTCTCAAAAAGGGACCGGAGGAAATGATAAAAACATTCACACCTTCCATTTCGACAAGAGTTACCAAAAAATAGCACCTACCGATGTTGGAAATGATCAAAATAAAGCAGACCTACTAAACGGACCTTGGAAGAGAGGCTGGGTACCAGGGCATCATACAATTACGAATTACCCACATCGATTTATTGAGCATGTCCATGTAAATAAAGATAAATCTGAAGATGATGGTAAAGTGGATATTTATAATACCGATAAAAGGGATGATGCTGGTTTAGCCATAAAACATGGTGAAAAGATAGCTGCGATGAAGTTATCGGGGAAGGAGTCTCAAGCGTTTAAAAATAAGAATGAAAGTTGGTATGAAAATCAAATTTCCACTCAATACCCTAAACCCCGTGGGAAGTAA
- the xseA gene encoding exodeoxyribonuclease VII large subunit: MPNQINDKSVFSLLEVTKSIQKTLSERYKNAFWVMAEMNKLNHYKHSGHCYPELVEKQEGKVIAQLKSILWKTDYLNANDKFLKILKEPLKDGIKILFLAKICFDPGYGLALNILEIDPHYTLGDLEREKKETILKLQNEGIYHQNKTLKLPLLPQRLAIISVETSKGYADFMKVIEENSWNYKFFTFLFPSLLQGEKAVEDIIRQLRNIKKVIEHFDAVAIIRGGGGDVGLSCYNNYLLSKEIALFPIPVLTGIGHATNETVAEMISFSNQITPTKLAEFLLQKFHNFSIPVQKAEDKIKDKSLRMITDEKARFHSASRLFRSVSTNSINKYKNDIVNESKSLSHHSFYILKKENLCLKTVTADMRKDLKLLHRQSLLLLAQNKKEIVKRLPGFIESKSQELKNIEKNINNMSPESVLKRGYSITLYNGKALKSVDKLKKGDLIQTRVIDGVIDSNIKSIDQSDKDA; this comes from the coding sequence ATGCCTAACCAGATCAATGACAAGAGTGTATTTTCATTGCTTGAAGTGACCAAGAGCATACAAAAGACTCTTTCTGAAAGGTATAAAAATGCTTTTTGGGTAATGGCAGAAATGAACAAGCTGAACCATTATAAACATTCAGGCCATTGTTATCCGGAGCTTGTTGAAAAGCAGGAGGGAAAAGTTATTGCTCAGTTAAAATCCATACTTTGGAAAACGGATTACTTAAACGCAAACGACAAGTTTCTTAAGATTCTTAAAGAGCCATTAAAAGATGGTATCAAGATTTTATTTCTTGCAAAAATATGTTTTGATCCGGGATATGGTTTAGCGCTTAACATACTTGAGATTGATCCTCACTATACTCTTGGAGATCTTGAGAGAGAAAAGAAAGAGACTATTCTTAAACTACAAAACGAAGGAATATACCATCAAAACAAAACATTAAAGCTTCCTCTGTTACCACAAAGGCTTGCCATCATATCGGTTGAAACGAGCAAGGGTTATGCAGATTTCATGAAAGTAATTGAGGAAAATTCATGGAATTATAAATTCTTTACCTTTCTCTTTCCCTCATTACTACAAGGTGAAAAGGCTGTTGAAGACATCATCAGACAATTGAGGAACATCAAAAAAGTCATAGAGCACTTCGACGCTGTTGCAATCATTAGGGGTGGAGGAGGTGACGTGGGATTGTCATGTTATAATAATTATTTGCTGTCAAAAGAAATTGCCTTATTCCCGATCCCTGTTTTGACTGGAATTGGCCATGCAACCAATGAAACGGTAGCAGAAATGATTTCCTTTTCAAATCAGATCACCCCAACGAAGCTTGCTGAATTTCTCTTACAGAAATTTCACAACTTTTCCATTCCCGTTCAAAAGGCTGAGGATAAAATCAAAGACAAAAGCCTTCGAATGATCACGGATGAAAAGGCCAGATTTCATAGCGCTTCCAGGTTATTCAGGTCTGTTTCAACTAATAGTATTAACAAATACAAAAATGATATTGTGAATGAGAGCAAATCATTATCGCATCATTCATTTTATATACTGAAGAAAGAGAACCTTTGTCTGAAAACGGTGACTGCAGATATGAGAAAAGATTTAAAGCTGCTCCACCGTCAATCTCTCCTGCTTTTGGCTCAGAACAAAAAAGAGATTGTTAAACGCTTACCAGGATTTATAGAATCAAAATCACAAGAATTAAAAAACATAGAAAAAAACATCAATAACATGAGCCCTGAAAGCGTGTTAAAAAGAGGCTATAGCATTACCTTGTATAATGGTAAGGCATTAAAAAGCGTTGACAAGCTAAAGAAGGGAGATTTAATTCAGACTAGAGTTATAGACGGTGTTATTGATAGTAATATTAAATCAATAGATCAATCAGACAAAGATGCGTGA
- the xseB gene encoding exodeoxyribonuclease VII small subunit: MREKISYTEAFEELQLIVSEIEQGEISVDDLSDKVKRAAQLIKICKTKLSTTEEDVSKILKELENEE; the protein is encoded by the coding sequence ATGCGTGAAAAAATAAGCTATACAGAAGCATTTGAAGAACTTCAACTAATTGTTTCAGAAATAGAACAAGGAGAAATTTCCGTAGATGACCTGTCAGATAAAGTAAAAAGAGCTGCTCAACTTATAAAAATCTGCAAGACAAAACTAAGTACAACAGAAGAGGATGTGAGTAAAATTCTTAAAGAATTAGAAAATGAGGAATAG
- a CDS encoding FMN-binding glutamate synthase family protein, whose protein sequence is MDSILHFFMNHFWWIVPLAVIVSIAIKDIFFNRAHTIKHNFPVVGHLRYLLEKIGPEMRQYIVANNREELPFNRSQRSWIYASSKRENNYQGFGTDQDQNAAGHIFINPAMFPFGLKPGHPNIEDPAFVPCAKVIGLANKRKKPFRPYSIVNISAMSYGSLSSKAVESMNKGALKAGCYHNTGEGGLAPYHSFGADVVFQVGTGYFGVRDELGNFSMEKMEALVKKNTFVKAIEFKLSQGAKPGKGGVLPAAKITPEVAEIRQVQMGKDVISPACHSAFGNVPEMMDFIEKVADRTGLPVGIKSAVGKLEMWEELADLMAERGTGPDFITIDGGEGGTGAAPPAFADHVSLPFAYAFSKIYKVFAERGLSDRIVFIASGKLGFPAKALTAFAMGADIINVAREAMMSIGCIQAQVCHTNRCPAGVATQNKWLAAGVDVTLKSERCYNYIKTLRKELLEITHACGYEHPCQMTMRDVDLSMGDNNMTIKLRDSYKYDKVKVNFTSMQDIKDCHYLGGPAIAKKKEGQLV, encoded by the coding sequence ATGGACTCTATCCTTCATTTCTTCATGAATCATTTCTGGTGGATTGTTCCGCTGGCAGTGATAGTTTCGATAGCCATTAAGGACATTTTCTTCAACCGTGCACATACGATTAAGCACAATTTTCCTGTGGTTGGTCACCTGCGCTACTTGCTTGAGAAGATCGGACCTGAAATGAGACAGTATATCGTTGCTAATAACAGAGAGGAACTTCCTTTCAACCGTAGCCAGCGTTCATGGATTTATGCAAGCTCAAAGAGAGAAAATAATTACCAGGGATTTGGTACAGACCAGGACCAGAATGCGGCAGGGCATATTTTCATTAACCCGGCAATGTTTCCTTTCGGTCTGAAGCCGGGCCACCCAAATATTGAAGACCCTGCATTTGTGCCATGTGCAAAGGTCATCGGACTTGCGAATAAAAGAAAAAAGCCGTTCAGACCTTATTCTATAGTAAATATTTCTGCGATGAGTTATGGTTCACTTTCTTCAAAAGCTGTTGAATCTATGAATAAGGGCGCTTTGAAAGCAGGTTGTTATCATAATACAGGTGAAGGAGGTTTAGCGCCTTATCACTCTTTTGGTGCAGATGTTGTCTTTCAGGTAGGTACGGGATATTTTGGGGTGAGAGATGAATTAGGAAATTTCTCAATGGAGAAAATGGAGGCTTTGGTTAAGAAGAATACGTTTGTGAAAGCAATTGAATTTAAACTTTCCCAGGGTGCTAAACCTGGCAAGGGCGGGGTACTTCCTGCTGCCAAGATAACTCCGGAGGTTGCTGAGATTCGTCAGGTTCAAATGGGAAAAGATGTAATATCTCCAGCTTGTCACTCAGCTTTTGGCAATGTGCCTGAAATGATGGATTTTATAGAAAAGGTAGCAGACAGGACAGGCTTGCCGGTTGGAATAAAATCTGCAGTTGGTAAATTGGAGATGTGGGAAGAACTTGCTGATTTGATGGCAGAAAGAGGCACTGGTCCTGATTTTATTACAATTGATGGTGGAGAAGGTGGAACAGGAGCTGCACCTCCCGCATTTGCTGACCATGTTTCATTACCTTTTGCTTATGCCTTCAGTAAAATCTATAAAGTATTTGCTGAAAGAGGTTTGTCAGACAGAATTGTATTTATAGCTTCTGGTAAACTGGGATTCCCGGCTAAAGCGTTGACGGCCTTTGCTATGGGGGCGGATATCATTAACGTTGCAAGAGAAGCGATGATGTCTATTGGTTGTATTCAAGCCCAGGTATGCCATACAAACAGATGTCCGGCAGGTGTTGCGACTCAGAATAAATGGCTTGCTGCCGGGGTAGATGTGACCTTGAAGTCTGAAAGATGTTATAATTATATTAAAACACTTAGAAAAGAACTACTTGAAATCACACACGCATGCGGTTATGAGCATCCTTGCCAGATGACTATGAGAGATGTGGATCTTAGTATGGGTGATAACAACATGACAATAAAGTTGAGAGACTCTTACAAATACGATAAGGTAAAGGTGAACTTTACTAGTATGCAGGATATTAAGGATTGCCATTATCTTGGAGGACCGGCAATTGCGAAGAAGAAAGAAGGGCAACTGGTTTAG
- a CDS encoding leucine-rich repeat domain-containing protein: MKKIIVPAAFFIILGLSLLSVTSKPLFPDYCPDAKKYTSLQDALAEPEKVVKLDISMLKLTAIPPEIGKLTNLECLDVSFNRITTLPAEMANLKKLRYIDLTGTNYMAKLPPVLAQLPNLQAVNISDHAYWKPAQFEEAKKFLPNVKMILSND; this comes from the coding sequence ATGAAAAAAATAATCGTTCCGGCCGCATTTTTTATCATTTTAGGCCTTTCTCTTCTGAGCGTAACTTCTAAACCTCTTTTCCCGGATTATTGTCCGGACGCAAAAAAATACACTTCTCTCCAGGATGCACTTGCTGAGCCGGAGAAGGTGGTAAAGTTGGATATCAGTATGTTAAAGCTTACTGCCATACCTCCTGAAATCGGAAAATTAACCAACCTGGAATGTCTGGATGTTTCTTTTAACAGAATTACCACGCTCCCTGCTGAAATGGCGAATTTGAAAAAATTAAGATATATCGATTTGACCGGTACAAATTACATGGCAAAGCTTCCTCCGGTTTTGGCTCAGCTTCCTAATCTTCAGGCAGTGAACATTTCTGATCATGCCTATTGGAAACCGGCTCAATTTGAAGAGGCTAAGAAGTTTTTGCCAAATGTAAAGATGATTTTATCAAATGATTGA
- a CDS encoding FAD-binding and (Fe-S)-binding domain-containing protein has protein sequence MLAKLEELKNSLEGEFFTDLTMRTLYATDASVYRELPLAVARPKSESDIKKLITFANQHKTSIIPRTAGTSLAGQVVGKGIVVDVSFHWTKVLEINKAEKWVRVQPGVNLDELNKILEPQGLFFAPETSTSTRCMIGGMVGNNSCGSHSVIYGTTRDHTLELKTILSDGSDATFKSVTLDEFEAKTKGSTLESNIYKHIKNILSDSANAEEIRKEFPKPSIRRRNTGYAIDELLESQPFTSGKPAFNMCKLLAGSEGTLAFTTEIKLNLVDVPPKHKAVVAVHMNTIDESTRANLIALKYNPGAVELIDDIILQCTKHNIEQTKNRFFVQGDPGALLVVEFARDSKEEIEKLASEMEAEMRANGYGYYFPVLHGADVNKVWSLRKAGLGLLANVPGDPKAVACIEDTAVAVEDQPEFIKEFQQILEKHNKSCVFYAHIGDGEIHLRPILDLKKEEDRQMFFTITDEVADLVKKFQGSLSGEHGDGRVRGEFVKKMIGEKNYNMIVDLKHVWDPNNIFNPGKIVHTPKMNEFLRYESNQVTNQFNTVFDFSESQGILRLAEQCNGSGDCRKSHIIGGTMCPSFMATRSEKETTRARANILREFLTRSPKKNKFAHDEIYEVMDLCLSCKGCKSECPSNVDVAKMKAEFLQQYYDEKGVPFRAMMIANFAKANSIVSNFSGLSNFVMKNSLTGGIMKKVLGMSNKRPLPLLSPVTLRKWAGKNKEALQAKGSKKGKVFLFCDEYTNYNEADIGIKAIALLTKLGYEVEIPEHLESARTYMSKGLIREAQKIARKNIDMLKDKVSKEHPMLGIEPSAILSFRDEYPALATPEQKQSAENLAKNSLLIDEFLAKEAEAGRIDANAFKKEAKQIKLHGHCHQKALSSVSYTQKILTLPSNYKVEVIPSGCCGMAGSFGYEEEHYDVSMKVGELVLFPAVRKASEETIIAAPGTSCRHQIKDGTGRSAKHPVEILFDALA, from the coding sequence ATGCTGGCGAAATTAGAAGAACTGAAGAATTCACTTGAAGGCGAGTTTTTTACAGACCTTACCATGCGTACTCTTTACGCAACCGACGCATCTGTTTACCGCGAACTGCCACTGGCTGTGGCAAGACCAAAATCGGAGTCGGATATTAAAAAACTAATAACATTCGCCAATCAACATAAAACATCGATCATTCCACGTACTGCAGGTACCTCACTTGCCGGACAGGTTGTGGGAAAAGGAATCGTGGTAGATGTTTCGTTCCACTGGACAAAAGTTCTGGAAATCAATAAAGCGGAGAAGTGGGTAAGAGTGCAGCCGGGTGTAAACCTTGACGAGCTCAACAAAATTCTTGAACCACAAGGACTTTTCTTTGCTCCGGAAACGTCCACCTCTACCAGATGTATGATTGGGGGAATGGTGGGAAACAACTCCTGTGGTTCTCACTCAGTCATTTACGGAACTACAAGAGATCACACTCTTGAACTGAAAACTATTCTGAGCGATGGTTCTGATGCTACCTTTAAATCTGTTACCCTTGATGAATTTGAAGCAAAAACCAAAGGCTCAACCCTCGAAAGTAACATATACAAGCATATTAAGAATATTCTTTCCGACTCTGCCAATGCTGAGGAAATCAGAAAAGAATTTCCTAAGCCTTCTATCAGAAGAAGAAATACCGGATATGCAATAGACGAGTTGCTCGAATCACAGCCATTCACTTCTGGTAAACCTGCATTTAACATGTGTAAGTTACTTGCCGGTTCTGAAGGTACGCTTGCATTTACCACTGAAATCAAACTTAACCTGGTGGATGTGCCGCCAAAGCATAAAGCTGTGGTAGCTGTTCACATGAATACCATCGACGAAAGTACAAGAGCTAACCTGATTGCGCTAAAGTATAATCCAGGAGCTGTCGAACTTATTGATGATATTATTCTTCAGTGCACCAAACATAATATCGAGCAGACCAAAAACCGCTTCTTTGTGCAAGGAGATCCGGGTGCATTATTGGTAGTTGAGTTTGCTAGAGACAGCAAAGAAGAAATTGAAAAGCTTGCCAGCGAAATGGAAGCTGAAATGAGAGCCAATGGATATGGATACTATTTTCCGGTACTTCATGGAGCTGATGTAAATAAAGTCTGGAGTCTTAGAAAAGCGGGCCTTGGTTTGCTGGCGAATGTTCCTGGCGATCCTAAAGCAGTAGCCTGTATTGAAGATACAGCAGTAGCTGTAGAAGATCAGCCAGAATTTATTAAAGAATTCCAACAAATACTTGAGAAGCATAATAAGTCATGTGTCTTTTACGCGCATATCGGTGACGGGGAAATTCACCTTCGCCCTATTCTTGATCTGAAAAAGGAAGAAGACAGACAAATGTTCTTCACTATCACTGATGAAGTAGCTGACCTTGTAAAAAAATTTCAAGGATCTCTCAGCGGAGAACATGGAGATGGAAGAGTAAGAGGGGAATTTGTTAAAAAGATGATAGGAGAAAAGAACTATAACATGATTGTAGATCTTAAACATGTATGGGATCCTAACAACATCTTTAATCCAGGGAAAATAGTTCATACTCCAAAAATGAATGAATTCTTGAGGTATGAATCCAATCAGGTTACCAATCAGTTTAATACTGTATTCGACTTCTCAGAAAGCCAGGGAATATTGAGACTTGCGGAGCAATGTAATGGTTCCGGAGATTGCCGTAAATCACATATCATAGGCGGGACCATGTGCCCTAGCTTTATGGCAACGAGAAGCGAAAAAGAAACTACAAGAGCAAGAGCCAACATCCTGAGAGAGTTTCTTACCAGATCTCCTAAAAAGAATAAATTTGCCCACGACGAAATTTACGAGGTAATGGATCTTTGCTTGTCTTGCAAAGGCTGCAAATCTGAATGTCCATCTAACGTCGATGTGGCAAAGATGAAAGCAGAATTCCTTCAGCAGTATTATGATGAAAAGGGAGTTCCTTTCAGAGCCATGATGATAGCTAATTTTGCTAAAGCCAACAGCATAGTTAGTAATTTCTCAGGCTTGTCAAATTTTGTCATGAAAAACAGTCTTACAGGAGGTATAATGAAAAAGGTACTGGGCATGTCAAACAAACGTCCATTACCACTTCTTTCACCGGTAACTCTTAGAAAATGGGCAGGCAAAAATAAAGAAGCGCTGCAGGCAAAGGGAAGTAAAAAAGGAAAGGTCTTCTTATTCTGTGACGAATACACCAACTATAACGAGGCTGATATCGGAATCAAAGCAATAGCCTTGCTTACCAAGCTTGGATATGAAGTCGAAATACCTGAGCACCTTGAAAGTGCGAGAACATACATGTCTAAAGGACTTATCCGTGAAGCTCAGAAAATAGCAAGAAAGAACATTGACATGCTAAAAGACAAAGTAAGCAAAGAACATCCAATGCTTGGAATAGAACCTTCTGCGATCCTGTCTTTCAGAGATGAATATCCTGCGCTAGCAACACCTGAACAAAAACAGTCCGCGGAAAACCTTGCTAAGAACAGCTTACTTATAGATGAATTCCTTGCAAAAGAAGCAGAAGCCGGAAGAATTGATGCCAATGCTTTCAAAAAAGAAGCAAAGCAGATAAAACTTCATGGTCACTGCCATCAGAAGGCACTTTCATCTGTATCATATACCCAGAAGATTCTTACCCTGCCTTCAAACTATAAAGTGGAGGTAATTCCATCAGGATGCTGTGGAATGGCAGGATCCTTCGGATATGAAGAGGAACACTATGATGTCTCCATGAAAGTTGGCGAACTTGTGCTCTTCCCTGCAGTCAGAAAAGCTTCTGAAGAGACAATCATTGCTGCGCCGGGAACAAGCTGCAGACATCAGATAAAAGATGGAACAGGCAGGTCTGCCAAACATCCGGTAGAAATTTTATTTGACGCATTGGCATAA